Proteins encoded together in one Quercus lobata isolate SW786 chromosome 3, ValleyOak3.0 Primary Assembly, whole genome shotgun sequence window:
- the LOC115980058 gene encoding protein ALWAYS EARLY 2-like isoform X1 has product MAPTRKSRSVKRFSTINEVPHEKDGRNLGKSKQRKKKYYDKLGPQWSKEELERFYEAYRKYGKDWKKVAAVVRNRSIEMVEALYTTNRAYLSLPEGTASVVGLIAMMTDYYNVLEESDSERESNEALTSEKPLKCKRGKVQPSVSKDPCQSRSIASSDGYLSFLKRRRFDGNEPCAKGKRTPRFPVSYSLKRDDAEINVSPNKRGQKSDSDANDDEVAHGAALALAEVSQRGGSPQISQTPYRRTEHIKSAPLRTWGKMHQQSDTAQANLRYAAMDENWLEGGIGSRGVENGNYARDTSSLMDMEGVGTVEVRRKGKKFYRKKEKVQDIANHQYDDGGEACSGTEEGLNSGVSKGKFDIEVSNSKSERFSPQGQRKRSKKLSFGGESTGLDALLELADLSLKMPISTMESDSSVQLKEERAILDMDDKASLPEAMSTSHCADKNKFLGSKQKARHTIAGVDGTTSRKLKIGRDQAIDVNVASEEKEQLQLADKAWKRKRKSMVSKLQMSNDKAHTDSLLSEPLKTEVLAEEENKPVIIGKRTDQSFTFLKPWKSVRSSDGSLDSDQKRAETDLSVSTTEIPAASQSSLPSKRKSRRKMGQPKPFLKETKSSHGNRFINRRKYSTSPSDRPPYLKQMLLCCLSSSLVRRWCTFEWFYSAIDYPWFAKREFVEYLNHVGLGHIPRLTRVEWGVIRSSLGKPRRFSEHFLLEEREKLKQYRDSVRKHYTELRTGIREGLPTDLARPLSVGQRVIALHPKTREFHDGSVLTVDQDKCRVQFDCPEIGVWFVKDIDCMPLNPLDNMPEALKRQNITIDKFSLLSKEPQMNGHPNFGGSMMFASSGNLDKVTSPKNTFVQQGKVDTNHAIAQAKTAAIDIGSLQQEAYSQPSMLPQNHAKEADIRALTELTRALDKKEALLMELRSTNNDIVENQNEGDCSLKDSEPFKKHYAMVLVQLKEASGQVSSALLNLRQRNTYPGNTLNPWLKPPSNSCLNGSLTNCYDNSFISQESGSSVVEIVDGSRLRAHTMVDAAIQAFTLRKEGEDAFVRIGETLDSIDNQQLTSDSGVPVIRSQQQVNGGLGNQNQLSSCKAEPLFSSDASGAKPCNDSDENEARIPSGLITSCVATLLMIQTCTERQYPPADVAQILDSALKSLHPYCTQNLSIYREIQMCMGRIKTQILALVPTT; this is encoded by the exons AAGAAGAAATATTATGACAAATTAGGACCTCAATGGAGCAAGGAAGAGCTTGAGCGGTTTTATGAAGCCTATCGGAAGTATGGGAAAGACTGGAAGAAG GTGGCTGCCGTAGTGCGTAACAGATCCATTGAAATGGTGGAGGCCCTTTACACTACAAACCGG GCATACTTATCCTTGCCAGAGGGTACGGCTTCTGTGGTTGGCCTTATAGCAATGATGACAGATTACTATAATGTCCTG GAAGAGAGTGATAGTGAAAGAGAGAGCAATGAAGCTTTGACATCtgaaaaacctctaaaatgcaAACGGGGTAAAGTTCAGCCAAGTGTCTCAAAAGATCCTTGCCAGTCTCGGTCAATTGCATCTAGTGATggttatttatcttttttgaaGAGGAGACGCTTTGATG GTAATGAGCCTTGTGCAAAGGGGAAAAGGACACCTCGCTTTCCCGTTTCATATTCACTTAAGAGAGATGATGCAGAAATTAATGTATCACCAAATAAAAGAGGCCAGAAGTCTGATTCTGATGCTAATGATGATGAAGTCGCCCATGGGGCAGCATTGGCTTTAGCTGAGGTTTCACAGAGAGGAGGCTCTCCCCAGATTTCTCAAACACCATACAGAAGAACAGAGCACATCAAATCTGCACCTCTTCGGACCTGGGGAAAAATG CATCAACAATCTGACACAGCTCAGGCCAACCTTCGTTATGCTGCCATGGATGAAAACTGGTTGGAAGGTGGTATAGGAAGTAGAGGAGTTGAAAATGGCAATTATGCAAGAGATACTAGCTCCTTGATGGATATGGAAGGTGTAGGCACGGTAGAAGTTCGTCGAAAGGGGAAGAAGTTTtacagaaagaaagagaaagttcAAGACATTGCAAACCATCAGTATGATGATGGTGGAGAAGCCTGTAGTGGTACTGAGGAAGGACTTAACTCTGGTGTCTCCAAAGGAAAATTTGACATTGaagtttcaaattcaaaatctgaGAGATTCTCTCCACAAGGTCAAAGGAAGAGAAGCAAGAAACTCTCCTTTGGAG GTGAAAGTACTGGCTTGGATGCTCTGCTGGAACTGGCTGATTTGTCTCTAAAGATGCCCATATCAACAATGGAATCTG ACTCATCTGTCCAATTGAAGGAAGAAAGAGCAATTCTTGATATGGATGATAAGGCCAGTTTACCAGAAGCTATGTCTACAAGCCATTGTGCagacaaaaataaatttctgGGGTCAAAACAGAAGGCACGTCATACAATTGCTGGAGTTGATGGTACAACAtccagaaaattgaaaattggaaGGGACCAAGCTATTGATGTTAATGTTGCTTCTGAAGAGAAAGAACAGCTTCAGCTTGCCGATAAAGCATGGAAAAGAAAGCGCAAGTCCATGGTATCAAAG TTGCAGATGTCAAATGACAAAGCTCATACCGATTCTCTTCTAAGTGAACCTTTGAAGACTGAG GTCTTAGCTGAAGAAGAGAATAAACCAGTGATCATAGGAAAACGTACCGATCaaagttttacttttttgaagCCCTGGAAATCAGTCAGATCATCAGACGGTTCCTTGGATAGTGATCAGAAAAGAGCAGAGACTGATCTATCAGTATCAACCACAGAAATTCCTGCTGCAAGTCAAAGTAGTTTACCTTCTAAACGAAAGAGTAGGCGTAAAATGGGTCAACCGAAACCATTCTTGAAAGAGACAAAGTCTTCTCATGGGAACAGGTTTATAAATCGACGTAAATACTCCACCTCACCATCAGATAGACCACCCTATCTAAAA cAAATGCTTCTTTGTTGCCTTTCATCTTCTTTGGTCCGTAGATGGTGCACTTTTGAATGGTTTTACAGTGCAATTGACTACCCTTGGTTTGCAAAAAGGGAGTTTGTGGAGTACTTAAATCATGTTGGATTGGGACACATCCCAAGACTAACTCGTGTTGAATGGGGTGTCATAAGGAG TTCCCTTGGCAAGCCTAGGAGGTTTTCTGAACATTTTCTTCTTGAAGAAAGGGAGAAACTTAAACAGTATCGGGATTCTGTGAGAAAACATTATACAGAACTTCGTACTGGTATTAGGGAAGGACTTCCAACAGATTTAGCCAGACCTCTATCAGTTGGACAACGAGTAATTGCTCTTCATCCAAAAACAAGAGAATTTCATGATGGAAGTGTGCTCACAGTTGATCAAGATAAGTGCAGGGTTCAGTTTGACTGTCCTGAGATAGGAGTTTGGTTTGTCAAG GATATTGATTGCATGCCTTTAAATCCATTGGACAATATGCCGGAAGCTCTCAAGAGACAGAACATTACCATTGACAAATTCTCTCTTCTATCCAAGGAGCCACAAATGAACGGGCATCCAAATTTTGGTGGATCTATGATGTTTGCTTCAAGTGGGAATCTAGACAAGGTCACAAGCCCCAAGAATACCTTTGTACAGCAAGGAAAG GTGGATACAAACCACGCCATTGCACAAGCTAAGACAGCAGCTATTGATATTGGTAGTTTACAACAAGAAGCCTATAGTCAACCTTCTATGCTGCCCCAAAATCATGCAAAGGAAGCTGATATAAGAGCTCTTACTGAGCTGACTCGTGCTCTTGATAAAAAG GAAGCATTGTTAATGGAACTTAGGAGTACGAATAATGACATAGTGGAAAACCAAAATGAGGGAGATTGCTCTTTGAAGGATTCTGAACCTTTCAAGAAGCATTACGCCATGGTACTTGTACAGCTAAAGGAAGCCAGTGGCCAG GTTTCTTCTGCTTTACTTAATTTGAGGCAGCGCAATACTTATCCAGGAAACACCCTGAATCCCTGGCTGAAGCCCCCAAGCAATTCCTGTTTAAATGGCAGCCTTACAAATTGTTATGATAATTCTTTCATATCTCAAGAATCAGGATCTAGCGTAGTTGAAATTGTCGACGGGTCAAGATTGAGAGCACATACAATGGTAGATGCTGCTATTCAG GCATTCACATTGAGGAAGGAAGGGGAAGACGCATTTGTGAGGATTGGAGAGACTTTAGATTCTATTGATAATCAGCAATTAACATCCGACTCTGGTGTACCGGTAATCAGGTCTCAGCAGCAGGTCAATGGCGGTCTGGGTAACCAGAATCAGCTGAGTTCCTGCAAAGCAGAGCCCCTTTTTTCCAGTGATGCATCTGGTGCAAAACCATGTAATGATTCTGATGAAAATGAGGCACGAATACCATCAGGGCTTATCACTTCCTGTGTTGCTACATTGCTCATGATACAG ACTTGTACTGAAAGACAGTATCCTCCAGCTGATGTGGCTCAGATATTAGACTCTGCTCTTAAAAGCTTGCATCCATACTGTACTCAGAATCTTTCTATTTATAGAGAGATTCAAATGTGTATGGGAAGAATCAAGACTCAAATATTAGCCCTTGTACCAACAACTTAA
- the LOC115980058 gene encoding protein ALWAYS EARLY 2-like isoform X2 translates to MAPTRKSRSVKRFSTINEVPHEKDGRNLGKSKQRKKKYYDKLGPQWSKEELERFYEAYRKYGKDWKKVAAVVRNRSIEMVEALYTTNRAYLSLPEGTASVVGLIAMMTDYYNVLEESDSERESNEALTSEKPLKCKRGKVQPSVSKDPCQSRSIASSDGYLSFLKRRRFDGNEPCAKGKRTPRFPVSYSLKRDDAEINVSPNKRGQKSDSDANDDEVAHGAALALAEVSQRGGSPQISQTPYRRTEHIKSAPLRTWGKMHQQSDTAQANLRYAAMDENWLEGGIGSRGVENGNYARDTSSLMDMEGVGTVEVRRKGKKFYRKKEKVQDIANHQYDDGGEACSGTEEGLNSGVSKGKFDIEVSNSKSERFSPQGQRKRSKKLSFGGESTGLDALLELADLSLKMPISTMESDSSVQLKEERAILDMDDKASLPEAMSTSHCADKNKFLGSKQKARHTIAGVDGTTSRKLKIGRDQAIDVNVASEEKEQLQLADKAWKRKRKSMVSKMSNDKAHTDSLLSEPLKTEVLAEEENKPVIIGKRTDQSFTFLKPWKSVRSSDGSLDSDQKRAETDLSVSTTEIPAASQSSLPSKRKSRRKMGQPKPFLKETKSSHGNRFINRRKYSTSPSDRPPYLKQMLLCCLSSSLVRRWCTFEWFYSAIDYPWFAKREFVEYLNHVGLGHIPRLTRVEWGVIRSSLGKPRRFSEHFLLEEREKLKQYRDSVRKHYTELRTGIREGLPTDLARPLSVGQRVIALHPKTREFHDGSVLTVDQDKCRVQFDCPEIGVWFVKDIDCMPLNPLDNMPEALKRQNITIDKFSLLSKEPQMNGHPNFGGSMMFASSGNLDKVTSPKNTFVQQGKVDTNHAIAQAKTAAIDIGSLQQEAYSQPSMLPQNHAKEADIRALTELTRALDKKEALLMELRSTNNDIVENQNEGDCSLKDSEPFKKHYAMVLVQLKEASGQVSSALLNLRQRNTYPGNTLNPWLKPPSNSCLNGSLTNCYDNSFISQESGSSVVEIVDGSRLRAHTMVDAAIQAFTLRKEGEDAFVRIGETLDSIDNQQLTSDSGVPVIRSQQQVNGGLGNQNQLSSCKAEPLFSSDASGAKPCNDSDENEARIPSGLITSCVATLLMIQTCTERQYPPADVAQILDSALKSLHPYCTQNLSIYREIQMCMGRIKTQILALVPTT, encoded by the exons AAGAAGAAATATTATGACAAATTAGGACCTCAATGGAGCAAGGAAGAGCTTGAGCGGTTTTATGAAGCCTATCGGAAGTATGGGAAAGACTGGAAGAAG GTGGCTGCCGTAGTGCGTAACAGATCCATTGAAATGGTGGAGGCCCTTTACACTACAAACCGG GCATACTTATCCTTGCCAGAGGGTACGGCTTCTGTGGTTGGCCTTATAGCAATGATGACAGATTACTATAATGTCCTG GAAGAGAGTGATAGTGAAAGAGAGAGCAATGAAGCTTTGACATCtgaaaaacctctaaaatgcaAACGGGGTAAAGTTCAGCCAAGTGTCTCAAAAGATCCTTGCCAGTCTCGGTCAATTGCATCTAGTGATggttatttatcttttttgaaGAGGAGACGCTTTGATG GTAATGAGCCTTGTGCAAAGGGGAAAAGGACACCTCGCTTTCCCGTTTCATATTCACTTAAGAGAGATGATGCAGAAATTAATGTATCACCAAATAAAAGAGGCCAGAAGTCTGATTCTGATGCTAATGATGATGAAGTCGCCCATGGGGCAGCATTGGCTTTAGCTGAGGTTTCACAGAGAGGAGGCTCTCCCCAGATTTCTCAAACACCATACAGAAGAACAGAGCACATCAAATCTGCACCTCTTCGGACCTGGGGAAAAATG CATCAACAATCTGACACAGCTCAGGCCAACCTTCGTTATGCTGCCATGGATGAAAACTGGTTGGAAGGTGGTATAGGAAGTAGAGGAGTTGAAAATGGCAATTATGCAAGAGATACTAGCTCCTTGATGGATATGGAAGGTGTAGGCACGGTAGAAGTTCGTCGAAAGGGGAAGAAGTTTtacagaaagaaagagaaagttcAAGACATTGCAAACCATCAGTATGATGATGGTGGAGAAGCCTGTAGTGGTACTGAGGAAGGACTTAACTCTGGTGTCTCCAAAGGAAAATTTGACATTGaagtttcaaattcaaaatctgaGAGATTCTCTCCACAAGGTCAAAGGAAGAGAAGCAAGAAACTCTCCTTTGGAG GTGAAAGTACTGGCTTGGATGCTCTGCTGGAACTGGCTGATTTGTCTCTAAAGATGCCCATATCAACAATGGAATCTG ACTCATCTGTCCAATTGAAGGAAGAAAGAGCAATTCTTGATATGGATGATAAGGCCAGTTTACCAGAAGCTATGTCTACAAGCCATTGTGCagacaaaaataaatttctgGGGTCAAAACAGAAGGCACGTCATACAATTGCTGGAGTTGATGGTACAACAtccagaaaattgaaaattggaaGGGACCAAGCTATTGATGTTAATGTTGCTTCTGAAGAGAAAGAACAGCTTCAGCTTGCCGATAAAGCATGGAAAAGAAAGCGCAAGTCCATGGTATCAAAG ATGTCAAATGACAAAGCTCATACCGATTCTCTTCTAAGTGAACCTTTGAAGACTGAG GTCTTAGCTGAAGAAGAGAATAAACCAGTGATCATAGGAAAACGTACCGATCaaagttttacttttttgaagCCCTGGAAATCAGTCAGATCATCAGACGGTTCCTTGGATAGTGATCAGAAAAGAGCAGAGACTGATCTATCAGTATCAACCACAGAAATTCCTGCTGCAAGTCAAAGTAGTTTACCTTCTAAACGAAAGAGTAGGCGTAAAATGGGTCAACCGAAACCATTCTTGAAAGAGACAAAGTCTTCTCATGGGAACAGGTTTATAAATCGACGTAAATACTCCACCTCACCATCAGATAGACCACCCTATCTAAAA cAAATGCTTCTTTGTTGCCTTTCATCTTCTTTGGTCCGTAGATGGTGCACTTTTGAATGGTTTTACAGTGCAATTGACTACCCTTGGTTTGCAAAAAGGGAGTTTGTGGAGTACTTAAATCATGTTGGATTGGGACACATCCCAAGACTAACTCGTGTTGAATGGGGTGTCATAAGGAG TTCCCTTGGCAAGCCTAGGAGGTTTTCTGAACATTTTCTTCTTGAAGAAAGGGAGAAACTTAAACAGTATCGGGATTCTGTGAGAAAACATTATACAGAACTTCGTACTGGTATTAGGGAAGGACTTCCAACAGATTTAGCCAGACCTCTATCAGTTGGACAACGAGTAATTGCTCTTCATCCAAAAACAAGAGAATTTCATGATGGAAGTGTGCTCACAGTTGATCAAGATAAGTGCAGGGTTCAGTTTGACTGTCCTGAGATAGGAGTTTGGTTTGTCAAG GATATTGATTGCATGCCTTTAAATCCATTGGACAATATGCCGGAAGCTCTCAAGAGACAGAACATTACCATTGACAAATTCTCTCTTCTATCCAAGGAGCCACAAATGAACGGGCATCCAAATTTTGGTGGATCTATGATGTTTGCTTCAAGTGGGAATCTAGACAAGGTCACAAGCCCCAAGAATACCTTTGTACAGCAAGGAAAG GTGGATACAAACCACGCCATTGCACAAGCTAAGACAGCAGCTATTGATATTGGTAGTTTACAACAAGAAGCCTATAGTCAACCTTCTATGCTGCCCCAAAATCATGCAAAGGAAGCTGATATAAGAGCTCTTACTGAGCTGACTCGTGCTCTTGATAAAAAG GAAGCATTGTTAATGGAACTTAGGAGTACGAATAATGACATAGTGGAAAACCAAAATGAGGGAGATTGCTCTTTGAAGGATTCTGAACCTTTCAAGAAGCATTACGCCATGGTACTTGTACAGCTAAAGGAAGCCAGTGGCCAG GTTTCTTCTGCTTTACTTAATTTGAGGCAGCGCAATACTTATCCAGGAAACACCCTGAATCCCTGGCTGAAGCCCCCAAGCAATTCCTGTTTAAATGGCAGCCTTACAAATTGTTATGATAATTCTTTCATATCTCAAGAATCAGGATCTAGCGTAGTTGAAATTGTCGACGGGTCAAGATTGAGAGCACATACAATGGTAGATGCTGCTATTCAG GCATTCACATTGAGGAAGGAAGGGGAAGACGCATTTGTGAGGATTGGAGAGACTTTAGATTCTATTGATAATCAGCAATTAACATCCGACTCTGGTGTACCGGTAATCAGGTCTCAGCAGCAGGTCAATGGCGGTCTGGGTAACCAGAATCAGCTGAGTTCCTGCAAAGCAGAGCCCCTTTTTTCCAGTGATGCATCTGGTGCAAAACCATGTAATGATTCTGATGAAAATGAGGCACGAATACCATCAGGGCTTATCACTTCCTGTGTTGCTACATTGCTCATGATACAG ACTTGTACTGAAAGACAGTATCCTCCAGCTGATGTGGCTCAGATATTAGACTCTGCTCTTAAAAGCTTGCATCCATACTGTACTCAGAATCTTTCTATTTATAGAGAGATTCAAATGTGTATGGGAAGAATCAAGACTCAAATATTAGCCCTTGTACCAACAACTTAA
- the LOC115980058 gene encoding protein ALWAYS EARLY 2-like isoform X3, translated as MAPTRKSRSVKRFSTINEVPHEKDGRNLGKSKQRKKKYYDKLGPQWSKEELERFYEAYRKYGKDWKKVAAVVRNRSIEMVEALYTTNRAYLSLPEGTASVVGLIAMMTDYYNVLEESDSERESNEALTSEKPLKCKRGKVQPSVSKDPCQSRSIASSDGYLSFLKRRRFDGNEPCAKGKRTPRFPVSYSLKRDDAEINVSPNKRGQKSDSDANDDEVAHGAALALAEVSQRGGSPQISQTPYRRTEHIKSAPLRTWGKMHQQSDTAQANLRYAAMDENWLEGGIGSRGVENGNYARDTSSLMDMEGVGTVEVRRKGKKFYRKKEKVQDIANHQYDDGGEACSGTEEGLNSGVSKGKFDIEVSNSKSERFSPQGQRKRSKKLSFGGESTGLDALLELADLSLKMPISTMESDSSVQLKEERAILDMDDKASLPEAMSTSHCADKNKFLGSKQKARHTIAGVDGTTSRKLKIGRDQAIDVNVASEEKEQLQLADKAWKRKRKSMVSKLQMSNDKAHTDSLLSEPLKTEVLAEEENKPVIIGKRTDQSFTFLKPWKSVRSSDGSLDSDQKRAETDLSVSTTEIPAASQSSLPSKRKSRRKMGQPKPFLKETKSSHGNRFINRRKYSTSPSDRPPYLKQMLLCCLSSSLVRRWCTFEWFYSAIDYPWFAKREFVEYLNHVGLGHIPRLTRVEWGVIRSSLGKPRRFSEHFLLEEREKLKQYRDSVRKHYTELRTGIREGLPTDLARPLSVGQRVIALHPKTREFHDGSVLTVDQDKCRVQFDCPEIGVWFVKDIDCMPLNPLDNMPEALKRQNITIDKFSLLSKEPQMNGHPNFGGSMMFASSGNLDKVTSPKNTFVQQGKVDTNHAIAQAKTAAIDIGSLQQEAYSQPSMLPQNHAKEADIRALTELTRALDKKEALLMELRSTNNDIVENQNEGDCSLKDSEPFKKHYAMVSSALLNLRQRNTYPGNTLNPWLKPPSNSCLNGSLTNCYDNSFISQESGSSVVEIVDGSRLRAHTMVDAAIQAFTLRKEGEDAFVRIGETLDSIDNQQLTSDSGVPVIRSQQQVNGGLGNQNQLSSCKAEPLFSSDASGAKPCNDSDENEARIPSGLITSCVATLLMIQTCTERQYPPADVAQILDSALKSLHPYCTQNLSIYREIQMCMGRIKTQILALVPTT; from the exons AAGAAGAAATATTATGACAAATTAGGACCTCAATGGAGCAAGGAAGAGCTTGAGCGGTTTTATGAAGCCTATCGGAAGTATGGGAAAGACTGGAAGAAG GTGGCTGCCGTAGTGCGTAACAGATCCATTGAAATGGTGGAGGCCCTTTACACTACAAACCGG GCATACTTATCCTTGCCAGAGGGTACGGCTTCTGTGGTTGGCCTTATAGCAATGATGACAGATTACTATAATGTCCTG GAAGAGAGTGATAGTGAAAGAGAGAGCAATGAAGCTTTGACATCtgaaaaacctctaaaatgcaAACGGGGTAAAGTTCAGCCAAGTGTCTCAAAAGATCCTTGCCAGTCTCGGTCAATTGCATCTAGTGATggttatttatcttttttgaaGAGGAGACGCTTTGATG GTAATGAGCCTTGTGCAAAGGGGAAAAGGACACCTCGCTTTCCCGTTTCATATTCACTTAAGAGAGATGATGCAGAAATTAATGTATCACCAAATAAAAGAGGCCAGAAGTCTGATTCTGATGCTAATGATGATGAAGTCGCCCATGGGGCAGCATTGGCTTTAGCTGAGGTTTCACAGAGAGGAGGCTCTCCCCAGATTTCTCAAACACCATACAGAAGAACAGAGCACATCAAATCTGCACCTCTTCGGACCTGGGGAAAAATG CATCAACAATCTGACACAGCTCAGGCCAACCTTCGTTATGCTGCCATGGATGAAAACTGGTTGGAAGGTGGTATAGGAAGTAGAGGAGTTGAAAATGGCAATTATGCAAGAGATACTAGCTCCTTGATGGATATGGAAGGTGTAGGCACGGTAGAAGTTCGTCGAAAGGGGAAGAAGTTTtacagaaagaaagagaaagttcAAGACATTGCAAACCATCAGTATGATGATGGTGGAGAAGCCTGTAGTGGTACTGAGGAAGGACTTAACTCTGGTGTCTCCAAAGGAAAATTTGACATTGaagtttcaaattcaaaatctgaGAGATTCTCTCCACAAGGTCAAAGGAAGAGAAGCAAGAAACTCTCCTTTGGAG GTGAAAGTACTGGCTTGGATGCTCTGCTGGAACTGGCTGATTTGTCTCTAAAGATGCCCATATCAACAATGGAATCTG ACTCATCTGTCCAATTGAAGGAAGAAAGAGCAATTCTTGATATGGATGATAAGGCCAGTTTACCAGAAGCTATGTCTACAAGCCATTGTGCagacaaaaataaatttctgGGGTCAAAACAGAAGGCACGTCATACAATTGCTGGAGTTGATGGTACAACAtccagaaaattgaaaattggaaGGGACCAAGCTATTGATGTTAATGTTGCTTCTGAAGAGAAAGAACAGCTTCAGCTTGCCGATAAAGCATGGAAAAGAAAGCGCAAGTCCATGGTATCAAAG TTGCAGATGTCAAATGACAAAGCTCATACCGATTCTCTTCTAAGTGAACCTTTGAAGACTGAG GTCTTAGCTGAAGAAGAGAATAAACCAGTGATCATAGGAAAACGTACCGATCaaagttttacttttttgaagCCCTGGAAATCAGTCAGATCATCAGACGGTTCCTTGGATAGTGATCAGAAAAGAGCAGAGACTGATCTATCAGTATCAACCACAGAAATTCCTGCTGCAAGTCAAAGTAGTTTACCTTCTAAACGAAAGAGTAGGCGTAAAATGGGTCAACCGAAACCATTCTTGAAAGAGACAAAGTCTTCTCATGGGAACAGGTTTATAAATCGACGTAAATACTCCACCTCACCATCAGATAGACCACCCTATCTAAAA cAAATGCTTCTTTGTTGCCTTTCATCTTCTTTGGTCCGTAGATGGTGCACTTTTGAATGGTTTTACAGTGCAATTGACTACCCTTGGTTTGCAAAAAGGGAGTTTGTGGAGTACTTAAATCATGTTGGATTGGGACACATCCCAAGACTAACTCGTGTTGAATGGGGTGTCATAAGGAG TTCCCTTGGCAAGCCTAGGAGGTTTTCTGAACATTTTCTTCTTGAAGAAAGGGAGAAACTTAAACAGTATCGGGATTCTGTGAGAAAACATTATACAGAACTTCGTACTGGTATTAGGGAAGGACTTCCAACAGATTTAGCCAGACCTCTATCAGTTGGACAACGAGTAATTGCTCTTCATCCAAAAACAAGAGAATTTCATGATGGAAGTGTGCTCACAGTTGATCAAGATAAGTGCAGGGTTCAGTTTGACTGTCCTGAGATAGGAGTTTGGTTTGTCAAG GATATTGATTGCATGCCTTTAAATCCATTGGACAATATGCCGGAAGCTCTCAAGAGACAGAACATTACCATTGACAAATTCTCTCTTCTATCCAAGGAGCCACAAATGAACGGGCATCCAAATTTTGGTGGATCTATGATGTTTGCTTCAAGTGGGAATCTAGACAAGGTCACAAGCCCCAAGAATACCTTTGTACAGCAAGGAAAG GTGGATACAAACCACGCCATTGCACAAGCTAAGACAGCAGCTATTGATATTGGTAGTTTACAACAAGAAGCCTATAGTCAACCTTCTATGCTGCCCCAAAATCATGCAAAGGAAGCTGATATAAGAGCTCTTACTGAGCTGACTCGTGCTCTTGATAAAAAG GAAGCATTGTTAATGGAACTTAGGAGTACGAATAATGACATAGTGGAAAACCAAAATGAGGGAGATTGCTCTTTGAAGGATTCTGAACCTTTCAAGAAGCATTACGCCATG GTTTCTTCTGCTTTACTTAATTTGAGGCAGCGCAATACTTATCCAGGAAACACCCTGAATCCCTGGCTGAAGCCCCCAAGCAATTCCTGTTTAAATGGCAGCCTTACAAATTGTTATGATAATTCTTTCATATCTCAAGAATCAGGATCTAGCGTAGTTGAAATTGTCGACGGGTCAAGATTGAGAGCACATACAATGGTAGATGCTGCTATTCAG GCATTCACATTGAGGAAGGAAGGGGAAGACGCATTTGTGAGGATTGGAGAGACTTTAGATTCTATTGATAATCAGCAATTAACATCCGACTCTGGTGTACCGGTAATCAGGTCTCAGCAGCAGGTCAATGGCGGTCTGGGTAACCAGAATCAGCTGAGTTCCTGCAAAGCAGAGCCCCTTTTTTCCAGTGATGCATCTGGTGCAAAACCATGTAATGATTCTGATGAAAATGAGGCACGAATACCATCAGGGCTTATCACTTCCTGTGTTGCTACATTGCTCATGATACAG ACTTGTACTGAAAGACAGTATCCTCCAGCTGATGTGGCTCAGATATTAGACTCTGCTCTTAAAAGCTTGCATCCATACTGTACTCAGAATCTTTCTATTTATAGAGAGATTCAAATGTGTATGGGAAGAATCAAGACTCAAATATTAGCCCTTGTACCAACAACTTAA